The genomic DNA taaacacaaagagaagaCAGGCATGTAGACATGAAATCAGCGGGAGAGGTTCAGTGCAAGACAGTTCAAACAAGCACACATGTACGTGCACAGAAATTagagattaaaaacaaattaacagcacaaaacggccacaaacaGAGTGTTCATGTAAACACGGATTAACAAACGTCGGTATTCTAGGCCAAACGGATTTGTTGAGTTGACTGTGCACATTGGATTAGTTAGTAAGACACGGTAAACTTACTGCAACAAGacaaacatcattttcacacacaccatttaccttcaaaataaaacaatacgTCAACTCACAAAGCAGTGTGTTTCAAAGCCAGTGTTTCTGGTTTTAACAGCTAAGGACTGAGAGTTTGAGCCATGCACTGAGTATCTGTGTGCAGAGTTAATAAGCAGCCATGTGAGTCAGATGTTATGCATCGGACACACCCCTGCTACCTCGTCTTCCATTGGGAGGCTCTCGGTCACTAGTCCTATTCTGTACGATCTGTTCAAGATGGACATAATAACACACAGCTGACTACCAGcggtaaaatgaccacaatgcaGCAGAAAATCTGTTTAAAGCGGTCTTTTGTTAAGATATCTGATGTGAAATGATGGAGGAAGTAAAATCTTGTGCTTGCTGGTTACTTTTATTTGGCTCCATAAAGCATTTCGAGGGAACATTTGTTTAGCCTTCAGATCAGAAGATAATAAAATCTGATCATTCTCGGTGAGATATTTTCATTCTTATAATACACTACACTTAAAATAGAACACACTTTACACCTCACTGAGCGTTTTCAATGAAATTCTTATTTTCATCTCTGAATTTGACATCAAAGTGTGCTTTCTGGCTCCACTCACCTCCCTGAGAGCGTTTTCACCGGGACGTTGAGTCGGTTTGAGCCTTCAAAGCTGACCTTCAGATccatctcctcttcttcctgcagtctggactcttcCTCCTGGATGAATAGAATATTAAAGGATACATCACAAACCAGCAGATTTAGAGCTTTAATAATACTTCATTCACATTTAATATCCGTTTTATTAGGTTGGATTTATGGCCACATCCTAAAACTGTCTGTTACTAGACTGAGTGTCTTGTggctatatttattttatttaaactaaTTATATCAATTTATtactttctccttctctttgcTATAGCAATGTTTGCATGATCATTACACTATACACTCAcaggccactttattaggtacatctgttcaattgcttgttaacacaaataaCTAATCGGTCAATTACATGGCTGCAATTTCATGCATTTAGGTGTGCAGACGTGGTCAGGACAAcatgctgaagttcaaaccgagcCTCAGAATGAGCAAGAAAGGGggtttaagtgactttgaacataGCATGGTTGTTGGGTGGGATTTTCACACGCAACCATCTCAAGgatttacagagaatggtcagaaaaagagaaattatCCAGTGAGCGGTAgctgatgtgagaggtcagaggagaatgggcagaccggttggagatgatagaaaggcaacagtaactcacataaccactggttacaaccaaAGAATGCAGAATATCATCCCTGAATGCACAACAACCTTGAAGGAGAtggactacagcagcagaagaccacaccgggTGACACTCCTGTCAGGAAGTGTAGCCTCAGTTtcaacaggaaactgaggctacactTCACACAGGCTCATTAAAACTGGACAGTAGAAGATTGGAAAACAGTTTCCTGATCtgatgagtcttgatttcagcTGCGACATTCAGATGGCCAGAATTTTCCatgaacaacatgaaagcatggattcATCCTGCCTCGAATCAAGGGTTCAGGCTGTAATGGTGTGTGTAAtggcacactttgggcccctAGTACCAACTGTATATTGTTTAAACCCCACAGCCTACCTAagtgttgttgctaaccatgtccatccctttatgaccacagtggaccatcttctgatggatacttccagcaggataatgcaccatgtcacaaagctgaTGTTCAGTCAACAAATCTGTAGCAACTGCAGGATGCTATCATGtcatggaccaaaatctctgaggaatgtttccaacgcCTTGTTGAAATTATGCCACCAAAAATTAAGGTagttctgaaggcaaaacgGGGTTCGAGCTTTTACTAGCAAGTGGTCAGTGAGTGTATGTTCACAGCAGTCAGACGACACAAAGTGTCATGGCAGACTGAAAGTCTGTCAATTTCCACGTCTGTTTACAATCAAATAGCATATTAAGAATAACATTCACTGTATTATAACATAACACAGACTTGAGGTTTGAGTTTCAGAATGAGATTTACATGATTTGCAAAGTCCTCTTTGTATCTGTAACTCCGAGTCAAATGAGAcgttttgatgattttaaacGATTAAAGTTTAACACGCATTTCTCATTTCAAAATGAGAAAGGTagtttttctgtatgtttttttttatcagtttaaaGCATGACAGATGCAGAAGGAACAACAATTCAAGATATGATCTAGATCTGGATTATTGTTGTTCCAAAATTTCATCCAACTAAATGTGCTTGTTTAGAGTCCGATTTGTGACTTTCACTAccaaaaaatagcagaaaaatcattaaaCAGTTTTTACCAGCTTTTCACGAGCCTTCTTTTTCTTATcgtcctctttcttctttttgctttcTGGCATCAAGTCATCCAGccagctcagctccctcttgGTAAAGAAAAAGTCGAGCAGCTTTCGGACAAAGACCAGCGCAAGAACCTGGAGACACAGACATGAAATATATCATCATAGATTTCATacaaaatgttaacaaaatatcaaaatgtgATGTATAACACCGAGAaattatttaatgttgaaacatcAGTGAATAAGAACGATCAAATGTGATAGATGTAATGCTTTTACAGCATTCTTCAGCGTGTCAGTCGAGTGAGTGGAGCTCCTTCTGCTTCTACTCCTGTAATGTCTCATGCAGTAGTAGTGAGTGAAGTTGTAAAATAAATGGCTCTCATTACCATCATGGGGAATacaacagctgctgcagaggcCTTGATTACCCAGAGCAGTACCAAACAGGTGAGCTGCACAAGGGTGAAGATATGGACCTTCCACAGCGGCACATAGCGCAGGTAGATCAGATCCGGCTGGTGCTTGGCAGGCATGCCAAACAGTTTGATTCTGTCAAAGAActacaaagaaaaagagagtAAAGAGACTCGGTGAAgggtttaaaaaatgcaaatgaaaagtAGTAGGAAGGATGATAAGGAAAGGAGAAAATTCAATACGTTATTCAGatgaagaaacacatttaacaaAAGCTTTTAAGAATCCTGAATTAGGATCAAAGGTTTGGAACAGCAAGACGCCACCTTATCTCTGCTAACAGCTCATGACTGCTCTTCTGTTCTGAATAAAAGGGCATATTATCTTCAAAGACGGGCAGAGCAGAGACTTACTTGAATGCCTTTGAGGGAAGAGACACCCATGTAGAGAAAGACTCCGTACAGGACGGGCATAGGAATGAACTGTTGAGAGCAGAAGTGAAGCAGGAGAGTATGACACAGTATAAATTACTTTATGTACAGTAAAGGAAAAGCTAACATGGCAAAACGTAAAAAATATGCAACGTGCTTGACATGTGACAACAAACAAGTTAGTtgttgatgttaaaaaaaacatcggTCAGGTTAGATATTTAGATTCTCATTTATGGCAACAGAGCACGTGCAATTAAAGAGACCCTCAGAAAGGTGTGGTCTCTTTTTTGACTATTATTCTGGTGATTACCATGTCTCACCTTGAGCACTGATGTCATGAAAACAGAACATCCCATGAGGACAAAGATCATAAATCCAGTGACGCGCTGCTCCCTGATGCCCAGAAACTTGGGCTGCTCTCCTGGTGCCGAGCAGCCAGACTCCACCTTCAGGCTGTTAACATGGGAGATGGAGAGGACAGTAGCAGCGACAAACCACGGCAAGCCCATGACGGAACACACGCCCAGCATTACTGCCACTACCAGCAAGTCCAGGTGATAGCCACAGCCTTTCTGTAGGGCACACGGAGAAACGGGAGACAAGTCTGAGAAGCAATACCAAGTGTGCACAAACGCATTCCTTAaagaaacagattaaaaaaggACTACAAAAAACAGTTCAGGAATGTAAAATTAAGGATGACACAAAGGAAGCGAGAAGACTAGTGAGAGATGAGAGAACTACAGAGAAGCAGAGAGGTGTAGGAAGCACAGAGCTGTTGACAGTAGTTCATTGTTAGACCGAAAGGGAGCAAGCTGGAGGTGGGACAAAGGAGAATATAagttaaaagggaaaaaaacaagtgatCAGAGAGACTAGTGACACAGCGAGAGAGTTCAGTTTAAAGTTTTGGCATTTTCTGTATTACAAAACTAAATCTATGCAAGTACGCAGCCAAACAGTAAATAACAATGGGCTGGCCAATACAAACATGCAAGACCTAGAGTACAGTTTATCTCCTGTTTAACATCCTCATCACATCTATACAGATGTGTTTAATCACTGCGGCACATTagtcgtttgtgttttttctccttcattTCAAATATAGACATCCAGCATTTCGATGGCTAATTCTGATTCTGCAACATCTGAGTTTGCAGTTGGGGAACGCAAACTTTTTAAAGCATGTTTGACATTATTACACAAATCAGCATAAATTTAACATGAccttaaaatgtttgaaataatttGCCGATTAttctcagctgctgcacagctccAGTTAAACAACACTGAATAGTAAAGAAGGGATCATCAGCGTCATCAGAAATTATATTTTAGATACTTCCACTTTAGAACACACAGAAATGACGTGCAACTCTAAGATAAAACATTGCCAAAGCTCCAACAACAGCTCTGACCTTCAGCTTGTGCTCTTTGCGGTTGATGATGACTGCAGTGATCTGCTGGTCCATAAAGATGAGGATGGTGCAGAGCAGGGCAGGAAGCGCCGCCACCAGCAGCGTCCACCAAGGATTGTCTCCCAGAGGGTCCATGAGCCAGCCTCTGTTCTTTGAAGTCGGCTGCAGGGAAAAGGGTGGGCTAAATTTAGCATTTAAGGCACAGAACAATTGTTTGAGAATATTCCTCTTAGATTCATTTTCAACATTCGCGCACCGAGTCAGACGAACTGGAATATATGCCTACCTCAAAGCGATCAGGAACATTCAGTTTAGGAGAGGGGATCCCCATTAGATAGTCCACCAGCACCATGATCATGATGGTTATAAACACAGCAAAGTCACTGATAGTGGAACGCACCTAAACAACatgcatgcacaaaaaaaaaaaaaaaataagtacatttatCTCAGATAggcattttgtcatgatttccTCAATTTAtcctcaaaacaaaacataaatagaAGTCTCTTCACTATATTCTTTCTGTAGGCCACAGTGAAAATCGATTACACTTGTGTCTACAGAAAAAGTAGCAATCTAAACAATACCAACACTTGCCTCTACAAACTGATAACAGACTAGCTGTACTATGTGGGAGGAGTGAGATCAATTCTTTATGCATATGACACTGCTCCCGCATACTGACACAGTGTAAACATTTACATAGTGTGAGAAGCTTTCGTCTAGATCTGCACACATTTGCATCCACGCAGTTGTCCGAAACACCCTAATCAGAAGAGATGTTTGAGATGTATAGacattatacatttaaaatagtACTGTAAACATTAGCTTATGTATTTAAAAGCCTCTCAGTGGGGCATAGCAGACAAAGTGCATGGAGAAATTCAGCCTAACATCTCACCTTAGTGGGGAAGTATCTTTCCGTCTTAAACTGCTTGAGGaatgaagacaaacagaagGTGGTGAAGAAGAGGATAACGGACCAGAAGAGAACATCTGGGATATAGGGCCCATGGTGACCACAGGCAGGACCCACAAACTCCCCATGGAGCAATTTACACAtctagggggaaaaaagaaaagtataaAATTATTACTGTAATgtgatttttaatttgctgtatTAGTAGTAGCTCATATATTCACAGTGGAGGCAGAGGCACACGCCTTTGTTCAGGTTTCTGACTAAATGTAAGTCagttattgaataaatgtgaaCGTGTGTACAATGTCTGTTATTGGcagattgtttgtgttttctgtgtacaTCCTACAAATGTGACCATGGCTGTAGTTACTGTCTTATACACTAGAGGTCACTGTGAGCTATTCTCACCGAAACATTCAGGCTGCTCCATGGGATGGAGTCTGGAGTGAATCCTGTCTGGTTCCACTTCTGTATGAGCTTATCTGAGACGTTGGCTGGTGGTGAGCACTGACATCTGGGGGCAAGAGAACCAATAGTAAACAAAGTCTGTACATTGATcctacaaagaaaaacatttgggCTCATTTAGAGCAAACGTAAAACACAGGCTGCAGAAAAAGTACTAAAATCATGTgttcaaataattattttttaagagGGTAATTTTCATTTCATCTATAGAGAAGACGGGTACTGGGAACAGCTAGAGCAACCACAGTTACAGtttcagcaacaacagcagtgtGTTAAAATAGGAACTGTTTATGTGCAGAATACACCACTTTACAAAACCCTTCAGTATTTAACAGAACACCATGGCCTAAGTAATGTCAAAGAAAAAGGAGGCATGCTAGCACTAACTGTGACGGAGTACTgatcagctaaaaaaaataaaataaaaatcaaaaagctATTTTTTAACCTTGTGATTTAATAGATTTAaaggtagaaaaaaatatttcttctaACATTTATCTGCAATCTCCCATACACCCTAATACAGAACAGCATACACTTTAATACAGATTGTAGGTTGAAGTAATACATATAATAGATTTGCAAGACTTTATATTTCAGGGAAAATTAAACCCATTGTGaggaaaaaatatgacaagaggAAACCCATAAACTACTGTGGGTTCAGAAGGCTAATACCTGCTGTAACTATAAAGTGGTAACCTCTAATATTAGTCAAACAAGTTCTACAGTGTACTTCTTCAGCTCCTCAAACAGGACAGCTTTACTTGTAAAATTAACTTAAACCTTAGCACTTACGAATACATGGTAAGGTTGTCCAGGCTGTTGTGCATGTTAACAGGGTAGTGTTCTCCCAGGTGGAAGAGCTTCTCCAGAGCCTCGTAGATGAAGATGATGCAGATGAGAGCCGCAAAGGCCTCCTCTGTGAAGCGAGTAATGTAGCAGACCAGCGAACTAGCATCTGTGGCCACGAGGACAAGACAAAAGAAGGCTGTCCAAAGACCAATGCTAGTCCGCAGTGACAGGTAGGACAGGCGGTAGTCactgaaaagaaagacaaggatGATATGGAGGACAACAGACAGATGTAAACATTAGGGCCTGTTGGACTATTCACGTAAAATGTTACAACAGACTTGTTGAACTCACTTGCAGAACTTaaagagaatcttctcaaacaCCAAAACAGGCCCTGTGCTGCCAAGAATAGTGAGAGGCTGGCCTGCGCAGAGGGAGTACGACACTCCTGTGAGTGATGCCCCAAATAGAGACTCTATGGCACTCTGTAGAGACAGAGGAAAGGGCTGGAGTGAGGGAATCAGAAAGGGAGGACTAGGGAGGCGACACCACACAAAGGAGGATAGAGAGGGAAaagctgaaggagaagagacagaagaggaataGACGCCCAAGAGTTTTGATTAAACAGACATTCAGGGCTGTGTCCGAGAGGCTAGATAAACTCTTCAAATGTTTCCACCCTGCTGACTTGTCCGAAGGCATATCTCGTTGCAGACCTTGCCTGCTGAGTTTACTTAGACACATtacacacaccagcacacagACTGTGTCTGTGGCAACAGTTCCTGGCCTAGTAAGGACATCTGGGTAAAAGggagaaagaaacagagagagtGAGCAATAAAAGAGACTATACTGAACATCTCACAGTGTGAGAATGTCTGAAAGAATGACAGCAGTCTTAGAATGTCAAATACGCGACACTGACAATAAATGATTAATAATATGTCGAGAAGAAGGAATTTTTGTGTGGttagtttttcatttaaacttattttacttattcagtttatcaatatATTATATTCATTCTTCTTTCACTGTGTTCAAACAGCATTAAGAAGTACTGATGGATTCTTTCTTCTAGAATAGTTGTGTGTTGCTAGATGTGGAAGTatggatgtgtttgtgtgtgtgggtgtgtgtattcAGTCCCATCTGCCATCAGTCGCattcttttgtgttgttattgttctGTTGAAGAGTGTAGCATTTTTTATAAACTGTTAGAGGCATGGATTTCTTTTTTGACGATACTGAATACCCTCCTCTTGAGGATGAAAACCACAGCTTTTGGACATCGAGGTTGAGGGACACATTAAATGGTTACATTTTTGAGCTTTAGTTTGAGAAATCTGgtgaacttgtttttgttgttgttgcttgcAGTCACCAATGTCATCACAAGATCCATTTTAAATTTCAGCATAAACATCACAAATAATAACTCATACAACAGCCACAGAGCGACCTATACCTCAAACTGAACAGCATGGCTAACGGATAAAAAGTTCCATTCCCCCTGGGTccacacaaagcaaaaaaaaatactggctTTTAAGTGCCAGGTTTTATGACTCACTATGTTGCCTTTTGTTGCCTCCCCAAGGAGACCTCCGAATGTGATGACAGGGGACATGCAGGCACAGTAGAGGAAAAGGATAGAAGCTAGACACTGCAGACTCAGTGAGTCCCTAATGTCACTCCAGTAGAAGGGTGCCTTCCGCTTGATATCCAGAATCAGGCCTCCAAAAATCCTGTAGAGTAGAGAAAAAGACTTAATGATTTGAATTTTTTCAGTGGGACCGCACGTTAGCATTACcaagcaaaaaggaaaaatgggACTTGTATCTCTGGTCATACGTGGATATGTTGAGTGAGAGGAGTGGACACACCTAAATTACTGTTTCAAAATCTTCATTAATATGAAGCAGCTGGTCTCTCTGAGCCTCATCAAAAAGGTGTAGAAGCAATAGGTGATTATGACCAGTTACTCAATGGCTGAAATGATTTATTACATCTCTTATTCCCCTGATAACAATTAATGCAAAGTAGCTCTGCTGGTCTTTTTAACACCATCAACCTGTGAGTTACCATTCTCACAACGTGTTAATTTGATGAGACGTTCTTTGTATAGCTCATCTTACTGTCCGAGTACAAATTGTTTCAACAGGGGCAGAGTTTGTCTTTATTCACATACTGAACAAAAccactttttctctgtttctgcctctttttaCTTTGCTTTTCTGAGATTCTATTTTTGAAATCCATTTCTCACCCTGtatattttcttctctttcctctGACACCTGTCCAATACCTCTCCTGTGAGGTATTCTTTCATTGTCATTTTCCCTACACCTCTGGAATTACTCTGTCTATTGGTTGCCTCCACAATCCCCACTGTTTCTTTTATAGAACCCGTGTTTTTGATAGCTTTCTTTACATTACTTCCCTGAACTCCTTTACACTCATCTGTCCCCCAGTAGCTCCCTCATAGCACAAGCCATTTATAGTAGCGGTGAAAAGGAGAGTGAACCTGTAAATAATACAGTACCTCCCAACAGATGTGTACGTgtgcacagtgtgtgtgtgtgcgtgtgtgcgcgcgcCTGAGGTTCAAATAAACACATTCTCCACGCTGTGTGGTCAAGACTCTAGAGACTCAGCATCAGTTATCCATAAATGTCAGCATTTGAGGTGCAGCAGCTGAGTACAGCAGAATTGCATCTGCTCGAACAGATATTAGTGCTAAGCTAATTTTATTTCacatctcataaatgtaaaaattctaGTCTCCTTTACCAGTGTGAGGAACCTCACAGAATAGAAACAAAAGCCTTTACTGAACAATTGTTCACAGACCACAAGTTATTGCTACAGGGAAAACTATTTTGGATAATGTCTTGTAAATTGCCTCATCTTCCTTTCAGAGCATGTGCATCGAACACTGATAAAATAAAGATTACTCTGTGAGCTTTCTCTAGCAACTAATACAAAAAACATTCCTACTTGTGACTTAAACATATGTACTCACCTTCCGGTCCTCTGCAGCTCAGGTCCTGCATGATGGTCCTCGTCTTTTTCCAGCTCTCCGGCTGGAGACGCCGTGCCATTGGGCTGGGGTGGTCGCTTCCTCTTCATCTGCAGGTCAAAAGACATTAAATACAATACAGTTCTACGGATTTTAATGCTTTGCTGTCATGACGCCCTTAATCCACAAGGGGGCACTCTCACTGTGATTATAATGATATGAAGCAGATATactgaaacaaacagaagaaattCTATGACATAAAAGCTTTTAGATTCTCATTTATGAGATTAGACTTGTGTGCGGTATGTGAGGTCTAATAAGGGTGCACTTTTTATTCTATGCTATTGTAATGGTTACGGTAAAGATGTGGCAAATTTCTACAACTTCATT from Acanthochromis polyacanthus isolate Apoly-LR-REF ecotype Palm Island chromosome 11, KAUST_Apoly_ChrSc, whole genome shotgun sequence includes the following:
- the LOC110955193 gene encoding sodium bicarbonate cotransporter 3-like isoform X2; this encodes MDEQSEGEHVLKGLDEEAIVDHGKTSFTTHTNYEREELESHRAVYVGVHVPLGRESKRRHRHRGHKHHRKKKEKDSEEGKEDGRESPTYDTPSQRVQFILGTEDDDLEHVPHDLFTELDELSFRDGSATEWKETARWLKFEEDVEDGGERWSKPYVATLSLHSLFELRSCILNGTVMLDMRANSIEEIADMVIDSMVASGQLKEDLRNKVREAMLKKHHHQNERKLSNRIPLVRSIADIGKKHSDPLLLERNGEGLSSSRLSLHKPGAASSVSNLSQRRESRVSVLLNHLLPSSSSNTGLSPCHSPHTTPQSTPSSFRRSSQSSTQTHGTGHGPQGIPEVVVSPPEDDDPPNSAEEEAISPQLSRRESLASRNLELLPLEGPLVSPHSLPNDLYGNKAAERRPSKVGVSRESSSVDFSKVDMNFMKKIPPGAEASNVLVGEVDFLEKPIIAFVRLSPAVLITGLTEVPVPTRFLFLLLGPHGKGPQYHEIGRSMATLMTDEIFHDVAYKAKDRTDLLSGIDEFLDQVTVLPPGEWDPTIRIEPPKNVPSQMKRKRPPQPNGTASPAGELEKDEDHHAGPELQRTGRIFGGLILDIKRKAPFYWSDIRDSLSLQCLASILFLYCACMSPVITFGGLLGEATKGNISAIESLFGASLTGVSYSLCAGQPLTILGSTGPVLVFEKILFKFCNDYRLSYLSLRTSIGLWTAFFCLVLVATDASSLVCYITRFTEEAFAALICIIFIYEALEKLFHLGEHYPVNMHNSLDNLTMYSCQCSPPANVSDKLIQKWNQTGFTPDSIPWSSLNVSMCKLLHGEFVGPACGHHGPYIPDVLFWSVILFFTTFCLSSFLKQFKTERYFPTKVRSTISDFAVFITIMIMVLVDYLMGIPSPKLNVPDRFEPTSKNRGWLMDPLGDNPWWTLLVAALPALLCTILIFMDQQITAVIINRKEHKLKKGCGYHLDLLVVAVMLGVCSVMGLPWFVAATVLSISHVNSLKVESGCSAPGEQPKFLGIREQRVTGFMIFVLMGCSVFMTSVLKFIPMPVLYGVFLYMGVSSLKGIQFFDRIKLFGMPAKHQPDLIYLRYVPLWKVHIFTLVQLTCLVLLWVIKASAAAVVFPMMVLALVFVRKLLDFFFTKRELSWLDDLMPESKKKKEDDKKKKAREKLEEESRLQEEEEMDLKVSFEGSNRLNVPVKTLSGSPDSDPLVVNISDEMAKTAVWKAVNSNAESCVQPVKRSGSQEKVACVRVDVSPDSPGGGSTAETFL
- the LOC110955193 gene encoding sodium bicarbonate cotransporter 3-like isoform X3, with product MDEPLEQMRPLLRTGLDEEAIVDHGKTSFTTHTNYEREELESHRAVYVGVHVPLGRESKRRHRHRGHKHHRKKKEKDSEEGKEDGRESPTYDTPSQRVQFILGTEDDDLEHVPHDLFTELDELSFRDGSATEWKETARWLKFEEDVEDGGERWSKPYVATLSLHSLFELRSCILNGTVMLDMRANSIEEIADMVIDSMVASGQLKEDLRNKVREAMLKKHHHQNERKLSNRIPLVRSIADIGKKHSDPLLLERNGEGLSSSRLSLHKPGAASSVSNLSQRRESRVSVLLNHLLPSSSSNTGLSPCHSPHTTPQSTPSSFRRSSQSSTQTHGTGHGPQGIPEVVVSPPEDDDPPNSAEEEAISPQLSRRESLASRNLELLPLEGPLVSPHSLPNDLYGNKAAERRPSKVGVDMNFMKKIPPGAEASNVLVGEVDFLEKPIIAFVRLSPAVLITGLTEVPVPTRFLFLLLGPHGKGPQYHEIGRSMATLMTDEIFHDVAYKAKDRTDLLSGIDEFLDQVTVLPPGEWDPTIRIEPPKNVPSQMKRKRPPQPNGTASPAGELEKDEDHHAGPELQRTGRIFGGLILDIKRKAPFYWSDIRDSLSLQCLASILFLYCACMSPVITFGGLLGEATKGNISAIESLFGASLTGVSYSLCAGQPLTILGSTGPVLVFEKILFKFCNDYRLSYLSLRTSIGLWTAFFCLVLVATDASSLVCYITRFTEEAFAALICIIFIYEALEKLFHLGEHYPVNMHNSLDNLTMYSCQCSPPANVSDKLIQKWNQTGFTPDSIPWSSLNVSMCKLLHGEFVGPACGHHGPYIPDVLFWSVILFFTTFCLSSFLKQFKTERYFPTKVRSTISDFAVFITIMIMVLVDYLMGIPSPKLNVPDRFEPTSKNRGWLMDPLGDNPWWTLLVAALPALLCTILIFMDQQITAVIINRKEHKLKKGCGYHLDLLVVAVMLGVCSVMGLPWFVAATVLSISHVNSLKVESGCSAPGEQPKFLGIREQRVTGFMIFVLMGCSVFMTSVLKFIPMPVLYGVFLYMGVSSLKGIQFFDRIKLFGMPAKHQPDLIYLRYVPLWKVHIFTLVQLTCLVLLWVIKASAAAVVFPMMVLALVFVRKLLDFFFTKRELSWLDDLMPESKKKKEDDKKKKAREKLEEESRLQEEEEMDLKVSFEGSNRLNVPVKTLSGSPDSDPLVVNISDEMAKTAVWKAVNSNAESCVQPVKRSGSQEKVACVRVDVSPDSPGGGSTAETFL
- the LOC110955193 gene encoding sodium bicarbonate cotransporter 3-like isoform X1, with the translated sequence MDEPLEQMRPLLRTGLDEEAIVDHGKTSFTTHTNYEREELESHRAVYVGVHVPLGRESKRRHRHRGHKHHRKKKEKDSEEGKEDGRESPTYDTPSQRVQFILGTEDDDLEHVPHDLFTELDELSFRDGSATEWKETARWLKFEEDVEDGGERWSKPYVATLSLHSLFELRSCILNGTVMLDMRANSIEEIADMVIDSMVASGQLKEDLRNKVREAMLKKHHHQNERKLSNRIPLVRSIADIGKKHSDPLLLERNGEGLSSSRLSLHKPGAASSVSNLSQRRESRVSVLLNHLLPSSSSNTGLSPCHSPHTTPQSTPSSFRRSSQSSTQTHGTGHGPQGIPEVVVSPPEDDDPPNSAEEEAISPQLSRRESLASRNLELLPLEGPLVSPHSLPNDLYGNKAAERRPSKVGVSRESSSVDFSKVDMNFMKKIPPGAEASNVLVGEVDFLEKPIIAFVRLSPAVLITGLTEVPVPTRFLFLLLGPHGKGPQYHEIGRSMATLMTDEIFHDVAYKAKDRTDLLSGIDEFLDQVTVLPPGEWDPTIRIEPPKNVPSQMKRKRPPQPNGTASPAGELEKDEDHHAGPELQRTGRIFGGLILDIKRKAPFYWSDIRDSLSLQCLASILFLYCACMSPVITFGGLLGEATKGNISAIESLFGASLTGVSYSLCAGQPLTILGSTGPVLVFEKILFKFCNDYRLSYLSLRTSIGLWTAFFCLVLVATDASSLVCYITRFTEEAFAALICIIFIYEALEKLFHLGEHYPVNMHNSLDNLTMYSCQCSPPANVSDKLIQKWNQTGFTPDSIPWSSLNVSMCKLLHGEFVGPACGHHGPYIPDVLFWSVILFFTTFCLSSFLKQFKTERYFPTKVRSTISDFAVFITIMIMVLVDYLMGIPSPKLNVPDRFEPTSKNRGWLMDPLGDNPWWTLLVAALPALLCTILIFMDQQITAVIINRKEHKLKKGCGYHLDLLVVAVMLGVCSVMGLPWFVAATVLSISHVNSLKVESGCSAPGEQPKFLGIREQRVTGFMIFVLMGCSVFMTSVLKFIPMPVLYGVFLYMGVSSLKGIQFFDRIKLFGMPAKHQPDLIYLRYVPLWKVHIFTLVQLTCLVLLWVIKASAAAVVFPMMVLALVFVRKLLDFFFTKRELSWLDDLMPESKKKKEDDKKKKAREKLEEESRLQEEEEMDLKVSFEGSNRLNVPVKTLSGSPDSDPLVVNISDEMAKTAVWKAVNSNAESCVQPVKRSGSQEKVACVRVDVSPDSPGGGSTAETFL
- the LOC110955193 gene encoding sodium bicarbonate cotransporter 3-like isoform X9 is translated as MDEPLEQMRPLLRTGLDEEAIVDHGKTSFTTHTNYEREELESHRAVYVGVHVPLGRESKRRHRHRGHKHHRKKKEKDSEEGKEDGRESPTYDTPSQRVQFILGTEDDDLEHVPHDLFTELDELSFRDGSATEWKETARWLKFEEDVEDGGERWSKPYVATLSLHSLFELRSCILNGTVMLDMRANSIEEIADMVIDSMVASGQLKEDLRNKVREAMLKKHHHQNERKLSNRIPLVRSIADIGKKHSDPLLLERNGPLVSPHSLPNDLYGNKAAERRPSKVGVDMNFMKKIPPGAEASNVLVGEVDFLEKPIIAFVRLSPAVLITGLTEVPVPTRFLFLLLGPHGKGPQYHEIGRSMATLMTDEIFHDVAYKAKDRTDLLSGIDEFLDQVTVLPPGEWDPTIRIEPPKNVPSQMKRKRPPQPNGTASPAGELEKDEDHHAGPELQRTGRIFGGLILDIKRKAPFYWSDIRDSLSLQCLASILFLYCACMSPVITFGGLLGEATKGNISAIESLFGASLTGVSYSLCAGQPLTILGSTGPVLVFEKILFKFCNDYRLSYLSLRTSIGLWTAFFCLVLVATDASSLVCYITRFTEEAFAALICIIFIYEALEKLFHLGEHYPVNMHNSLDNLTMYSCQCSPPANVSDKLIQKWNQTGFTPDSIPWSSLNVSMCKLLHGEFVGPACGHHGPYIPDVLFWSVILFFTTFCLSSFLKQFKTERYFPTKVRSTISDFAVFITIMIMVLVDYLMGIPSPKLNVPDRFEPTSKNRGWLMDPLGDNPWWTLLVAALPALLCTILIFMDQQITAVIINRKEHKLKKGCGYHLDLLVVAVMLGVCSVMGLPWFVAATVLSISHVNSLKVESGCSAPGEQPKFLGIREQRVTGFMIFVLMGCSVFMTSVLKFIPMPVLYGVFLYMGVSSLKGIQFFDRIKLFGMPAKHQPDLIYLRYVPLWKVHIFTLVQLTCLVLLWVIKASAAAVVFPMMVLALVFVRKLLDFFFTKRELSWLDDLMPESKKKKEDDKKKKAREKLEEESRLQEEEEMDLKVSFEGSNRLNVPVKTLSGSPDSDPLVVNISDEMAKTAVWKAVNSNAESCVQPVKRSGSQEKVACVRVDVSPDSPGGGSTAETFL